atagttttaaatttcaattaaaacactTAATTTAATTATctccttattttttaaatcaggaaAATTAAGAAATGATGCAACTAAGAAGAGAGGTGCCTGAAAGTTCCACAGAAAGCCACTAGATGGCGGTCAACTTACCTTGCAAGGAGCACACagtcaacatttttaatttttcccaGTATCAAGGCATCTGAtggctgcaaaaataaaataatacaagttATATAGAGATTTTTTAATGTGAAAGGAAACGAAAGGACAACGAACCTTTCCATAGGGGGTTTCAACATAACGTTCAGTTCTTCCTTCCAATATATCAGGGTCGTCAAGACCCGAACCGCCGATAATTCCAATCTGAAATggtgaaaataatacaaataaaacaaaagttttAAGTTTCCACGTGGGGTACTGAACGCACTTTTATTCTGAAACGTTAACGTGACGTACTTCCGAACTAGACTTCCCCTCGTGTGAGCGTTATGCTATAAATAACGTGAAATAATGCTCTCAATTATGGAAAAGAACAATTTTGCCTAGTTTAAATTAAACTAAAATGTTGTTAGCTTTGTAATAGCAGACATTTTTGCGTTGCGTTTAGCCTCGTGGTGACCTACGTTGCTGCACACTTGCGTGTTAGCACGTTTTTTAATTGAGTCGAATGCTTTTAAACatgtaaacataaattatataactttctttttttgttaccttAATAGTTGTCGAAGAAGACATGCTGAACTCgcctaaaaacacaaatattaaaGAAAATGCTAGAGGGGGAAATTGAACATTCGTTACTAAGTGCAGCAAGGAAAGACCGACATTTCTCTTCCTGCTTTTCGTGTCCTTCAAATTAAAAGCCGGGAAAATTCCACATTCATTGAAAATACGGACAATTTAGAGTTGTGCTATTTTTTCAGTGGAAAAGTGTTTAACACATGAATTCAATACAATGTGTACaatgtcaaataaaatacattgtccaatgttgtacaaaaaaaatgttttttaaaggtCATACGTTGTCATGCGACAAGCCAAAAGTCAAGTCCATatgttgcaaatattttttttaatacaaatactcaTGCTGACTCATAACCCTCAGATAGAGATGTTTCATCGGGGGTGGGGGGTCatcacattctaaaaacaacgCAGTCCCTGAGAACACCTTAGAAATTAATCATGTTTCAAAATAAGAGAGTTCGTTTTGGGGTCCACTGAGTTCGTATGCCTTCAGGTGggattaaaatatgaaaaatactgCACGTCAGCACTCATCTGCGGCGTCGATAACGGGGGGCGTGTCCTTAATGGAGTTTTCGGTCCGGGTATCGTCGGCGCTGTCGCTATTGATGGTGATTGGCGTCGGGGTGCGTTTCTCCTCCATTCTGTGCCGTCGGCTCTTCTTCTtgtgtttcttcttcttccttttgTGGCGCTTGCTCCGCACGCTGGGACTCCTCTCCTCTTTGCCGTCTTCGCCATTTCTCGCGTGGTCCTCGTAGTCTTTCGGGGAAGGAGGATTCTCCAGGTGTCGTGTTTTGTATTTCCTCTTCCCGCCGGGCTTGTCGTGGTGAGACCGTCGGGTGGACGGCGAGCTGGAACACGTGGTGGACCGGGAATTCCAGGATTCTCGCCGCCTGGGTTCCCGACTGCTGCTCCTGGAGCGAGAGCGTCGGTCGGACTGCTTTCGGTAGCTTTGGCGCTCTTTCCTTCTGGGTTTGCTGTAGGATTTCCAGCTTCGGTAGTCCAGGTAAAAACAGTCGCGCTCTCGGACGTGATCGCTCTCCGGGCTAGGGGTGCGACGTCGGCGCTCACGTTTTCGCTTGTGGTCTTTCGAGCCGTGTTTCCGACCCGATCGCTCGCGACCGCCTTTGTCTTTTCTGTTGGAGTCGGTCGCTGCTGTTATTTTGGACTTGAGAACGGCGACTCGTTCTTTGGTTTCGGGAAGGGGCGGGCTGTCGGCGTCCATCGATTCGCCGTCCGGCGAGGCCGCCGGACCGTTGACGCTAAAGCGAATCTGCCGCGCCGAGGGCGGGGCTTCTTTGGCGTCGTCGCTCCAGTAGTCGTCGGAGGAAAGCTGCACCAATTCGGGGGTCCTCTCAGCGCTGGGTTTGACGAAACCCACGATGACGCAGTCGTCGTTGTCCGAAGAGGAGCCGTCGTCGATTTGGATGTGTGTGGCGTTCCCCCGCGCGGGGGGCGAAACCCGGATCGCGTGCGGCCCCTCCTCGACGCTGCTGTCCGAGTCGGAGTGGCGGAGCGACTCCCGTCCGGTTCGCCCCCCGGGCTCCGCCGTGGTGGAGTACGACGGTCCCGGTGTCTCGTCGTCCCACAGCGAGTGGCTCAGGTTGGACGCGGCGTACCCCGGCGTCGGGGGGTGGTCCGAGTCCTCGTCTTCGGAAATGGCGATGACGGACGAGTTGGTGCTGACGTTTGAGTCGGACGAGCGGGCCGAGCCCTCGTACGCGGCGTGACGGTCGTAGGCTTCCATGTTGAAGGGGGATTTCGCGAAGCTGATGAATTCGTGCAGGAAATGCTCCGTGCGGCCCTGGAGGAACGGACGCAGCTCTTCCTGGATGGCGGCGGCCTCCATGTCCACGCTGGTGATGCGCGACATGATGATGTGCTGGACGATGTTGACGAGGGACCCGTGAGCGCCGTAGAGGACCACCAGCTCCCTCTTGAGCCAAGGGATGAGTCTGTGCAAGCAGGCCGGGTTCTTGCGGTAGAACTCGGCCGAGGAATCCCGGCAGCGTCCACCGTCGCGGACGTTGCGGACTCGCAATCCCTGGCGGTACAACTCTCGCCGGAAGTTGACCATCTCCAGCTCCGGGACGTTTTGCTGCATCCGCCCTTCGGTGGCCGCCCTCCTCTTGGCCGCCATCCTCGTCATCATGCGCCGGACGTAACGAGTCTGCCGCTGCCGGGGAGGGGTGTCGGCCGTGGCTTCGAATAGGACGCCGTTATCCGGAGGAGGGGAGGTCCTCCCCCAAAACTGTTGCTGCAGacgctgctgttgctgctgccgCTGCACTCCGGTGAGCGTGGTGCGGTACCGAAATCGCACGCCGCCAAACGTCCCGAAAGAGCCATTGCTCACCGGTTTTAGGTCGTACTGTTTGAAGTCCTGTTCCGATTTGATGCTGTGATAGATGGAATTAAAAGGCTGCTTGCATAGAGGGCACTCGGCTTTGTTTTTCGACCACTCTTGGATGCAGCGGAAGCAGAATTTATGGAGGCAGATGTCCAGGTAGGCGATGTTGTTGAAGACGTCCAAGCAGATGGGACATTTGGAGTCCGGGGACACGTCGGCAGACTTGGCTTCCGGGGTTTTCCTCCTGTCCCTTTTCTGGTTTTGCTGCAAGGCCAGCTTGATTGCAGACATGATCTGGAGGAAGGCAAATCAACTGGGGGTTACATTCAAACGGTATAGAAACATCAACCGTCGCTTTCTAGTGAcaagtttaaacaaaaaaaaacaccaattagTACCGTGGGTCGAAAAAAATCACCAATTAGTACCGAGGGTCAAAAAAAGATTTACAAAATTAATGCGTATTCCAGATTTTTATTCCGGAGCTGACATTTGAAGGCGGAACCGGTTAACCTACCTAAAGCTTATATACTTTATTAGTCgaataaaaaatggcaaaaatgttAAACGTAACGTTAGTTCACAGTTGATATTTAAGAAATTTACTAGCACATAAATCAAACAAGTAAGAGTGTCTGTTGGTTTGAAAATAGACTACTTGCTGAGAGCGAGGGCTAGGCTAGTGCTAATGCTAGCAAGCTAGGTAGGCTAAATGCCAGCGAGTAGTTTAGTTCAACAAAAAATAAGAGCTACTCACCTCCAGTTTGCAGCAACACGGGCAGTCCGACCACCGATTGCCGTTCCTATGTCGTTTAGAATCGAACTTGTTGCTACATTTGAAAAATTCCACTCCTCTTCCCAAACGCCAAGTGTGCCTGAATGACGTCAGATGTTCAACGGTACATTGTTGTCTTTCGTAATCTATGTTGAACTTCCGAATTTCACAATAAAAACGCGAGACTTCCGTTATGGCAAAATAAAAGCGCATAGGGCTAGAAAAGCAGATAGTATATACGTATTTTTTGTAATACAgcaaaaataaaccaaagaaTCAATACACACATTagaatatttaaacaaaaatttaactattaaaataaatctaattATACTGCATTATCTAACAtgacatgttaaaaaaacacagataaCATGATTCAAATGTTTATTGTATTCACAGTTTATACACAGACACTTATGAAACAGAATGGGTCAATCAATGATGACTGTGGCTCTCAGGAAGTTCTGGAACAACTTCCCCTGTCTCAAGAACAGTGTCACCCTATAAAAACAACAAGTTAACGCCATCAAGATGTGTGCAAGTAACCAAAAATATACTATAGGAAAAAATGTACATATGCGATCCTCCAAAACTCTTGATAGCCAGGTCAATGTACTCATTTAAAGCATTTAACAGTTAGTAATATCTAACTGAACTGAGAAggttggcagtgatcatttGCATTAGGATTATGCAatagatacatttaaaaatattgttgccTTAAAGGGATTTTTGTTAACACATTAATAAAGCATACATTTAATTGACTATAATATATGCATATTTAATAAGATTATGTTTTTATCAACTCAAACTACTTTAagtcggaatttttttttcctatcctACCAAACAAGTCAATGTTTTCAAGAAATCTGCTCATATTAAGAATGAATAGTTGAAACTTACTGGGAAAAGCTTGGGTTTCAACTCCACAATGCCATATGGCCTTTTCTGTAAGACAAAAATTGAACGAGAAATATTTAACCATGTAGAAATATCACTGAACTCATTCATAcatctctattaaaaaaaatacaaaaaatctgGACATATTTTTGAACTTACATCAAGATGGTATTTAACGTAGTAGTGGACAATCCAGGCAGGTATCAACAGGCGTTTTACTGTAAAAACACTCCCTGTGTAGGCTTTGTATGTCTATAAGAAAGAAATATGTTAGTACAGGTACTATATCTGATAGATAGCACTGTAACAGACAAATAACATTTCTTAAGGATGTTCTTGATCCAATcacattttgttttgctttgttgaAATCATCTTCCTATATGATTATAATGTTGCAATAGCCTCAAAATCTGGTGATTTGGACTCACGCAAAAATATGAGATAATCATTAGTAACAGGACGATTACTGCGTGGTTTTGTACGTAAATTTCTCCTCCGTATTGGAATTTGTAACAAAAGTGCTCAAATTTTTGTCGTTTTGATGTTAGCATAACTCACATATAGCCTCCACAGGCTCTTGGGCTGCAGAAAACCTTCCCAGAACTTGGCGACGGCGCCGAGCGGTTTGGCCTGAATGACGGGTTCCCTCGGACTGAGTTCCTGGTCCTTCAGCCACTGCCTTCGGAGTTTAATGATCTGCTCCTTGCGGAGCTTTTCGTCAGGGGTGTAGCCCGACATTTTGGTTGAGTTTGCCCGCTGTTGTCAAACAACCTCAGCGGCGCTACAATGACACCATGGAGGACGTCACGTCGTTTTCTTGAAATGAAGAGGAAACCGGAAGTTGGGTCGATTGCTGTAACCAATGAACAGCGACGCCTGCTGTAAGGGAGTATGACAAACGGGGTTTGGaattaaatgaatgattatGATATTAAAATTAAGTGACGAAACATTATCAAAAACACCGTGAATATATAATTGCAATATTTGTTACAAAATACGTGATTGCAGAACGTATCTTACGCTTTTCCGGACGGTTTGCCTTCAGAGGGCGCTACAGGTACAAACCACAAAGTAGGGTGGTGTCTAAAGTGTGAATATCGAAACACTATTTTACTGTTTGGATGAACCTAGTTTCAATTCCCAATTGTGATATGTGACGAAAGTGGCTAAACTGCTCTGCTGTCACGTGTTTGTTGCGCTGTGCGCATTTCACGTGATACTCCGACACGAGTCTGAAGTAACATCAGGCAGGTCGGTTTCACTTTATCTTCTCTACATTGTTCATGATTTCAGCAAGATTTCTTAGTAAGAGGtaggtttttttgtgaaatcaaAATCTGAAATTGTTTTGGTCATCGGATTTACTAAATCGAACTGTCAATCAGGCTTGTTTAcactatttttcctaaaaactgATTGTTGACGTCATCGTCATGCGCCGATGTTTTCTTCCTATTTCTAAAAACAATactttccaaaaataaaatacaatgtttcCTGTGGGTGGCTTGGCTGAATAACATGTTTATAAAAGTTCTTTATGGAACGAAACGTGTAATCGGATGCCCCCTAACGCcacaaatattaacaacaaacAGAACTATTCATTTAACTGCATTATTACAACTCTAAAATGCACTCGGATGGAtcatgaagggaaaaaaaacgttttcggTTTATATGAGAAACAAAGAATTAATGAAGTACAATAATTACTGCACCTAAGAATAAAATATTGAAGTCAACTGAACCAACCTCCCATTAAAATTCCACGTCCATCCCATAGAATGTCTGCTTCTCTACCCCGCCTCGTCATCTGGGAGTCCGAGCACCTAGTTGCCCACCTTCACCCACGGCCTTGGACGCCCGGCTCGGTGATCCTAGAACGCCGCGTACCCGGAACTATGGCTGAGAGCATCTTTCACCTGGAGGAAGCAGAATATGTATCCTGGATGCTGGGGGCCAAGGCAGTGGCACATCTCCTGTGCGACAGGCTCAGGGTGCAACGATGCGCCCTCGTCGCCAGACCCCACGTGGACAAACCCGCTCAGGTGCGCACACCATTCAACATCGGACACATAACTCGGGTGATaacgaaaaaaaatgctttgtgcAGATCCGTGTCCTCCCGCTGCACGGCCTGGATGCAGAGTGGCGTCCTCACCTTGCAGGAGAAGAAGAACACCACAGCCACGATCCAGGGTACTGCACCTCCAAGACGGCGCCTCGGTGGAGCGACGCCCGCCTCAACGAAATCAAGGCCGAGATCCGCGCACACCTCCCCGAGCCGGACGCGCCGCCCAACTTGACCTTTCTGGGCGACGACCCATCAGACCCGGGTCTTTTCCCACGCATCATCCGCGGCGAGGAGTCACAGTGGCGGCTGTGGGAGGACGAGGGCCATGTTTCTTTCCTCACCCCCTTCCCAAACTCGCCCGGGTTCACCGTGCTGGTGCCACGGCATCCTCTGGTCTCCGACATATTCAAGCTGGGGGACGGCGACTACGAGGGTCTGGTGCTGGCCGCCCGGAAAGTCTCTCATCTGCTGAAGAAGAGTTTGGGAGCGTGGGGTGTGGGACTTATCTTTGAAGGATTTGAGATCGATTACGCCCACGCTAAGTTGGTTCCGTTGCTGCGGTCGCCGGCTCCGGGGGACGGCCGTCTCGGCACGTCACGGGGGTCGTCACACTTCTTCTCGTACCCCGGTTTTGTTTCCTCGGAGGATGGACCAGAAGTGTCCAGAGAGAGTTTAGAGGAGACGCATGCCAAAATCACCTTTAAATAATTTACTATTCAcaaaatctgcatttttttcaaaagtcgCTTAAATAGATGCTTATTCTCTAATGGTGGGAAGTTTTAAATCTAAAATCTGACAGGTTAGGAAAAGGAGGGCTTCATTTTTATGGACACATTTGTTTTAAAAGAGATATTTGTCTATGTTTTTCATGACCAAGTTGGATTCCTTAAGAAAAGCACTTTCATAAATTGCTTTATAAAACTTTATCTTGTTCAATTTCTTCTAAATAGTAACTTTAGGGGAAGGTTTATTGTTTCAAGTCAGGTCttggtcaatttttttaaatgcgaaaatgtatatactgtattttcacgactataaggcgcaccacattataaggcgcaccctcaatgaatgacacattttatttttttccatatttaaagcacactggattataaagcgctctctctattttggagaaaatttaagacttttaagtgcgccttatagtcgtgaaaatacggtactatatatttttttaaattaaaatagtcTACTAATTCCGAGCAAGAGCATCTTTTTATTAAAtagtttaaaaacaatattcagAGCATTGTTACAACAGTTTATCACACAAGATACATCAACTCCAGGTAACAAAACTCCATATTTGTATCAAATGTTATAAATATGATAAACATTCCCAATATAAACTTTTTTCAAACTGCATGAAAATCATGAACCAGAGCAAAAAAATATGTCTTAACTTTATAAGGCTGcaacacaaattaaaaataaaaatcgtcATCCAAACGAGATAAACATCCGACAAACGTTTGTATGGGAATTGTAAAACCACACTGCTCATCTGCAAtattttcaaggaaaaaaaacgaaaataaaGTCATACCATTATGAGAAAAGTATTTACTTtgcaaaatagaaatattttacaagctgcaataaaattgtaatagGAAAAACGTACCTTGAATAGACTAAACCTGTTATTGTAAATCTATTTTATTGTAAACAACTTGGTATTTGCTGAGAATAAAGTCACTTTCACTCATTTTATATTGCTGAGATCATTGAAAATTTTCCAAAACAGCTGCCGTGCTAATGGTTGTCTTTAAAACATCAACATGATAACACTGACatactttaataaaatatattctCTCACATAAATACGATTTTTTGCCAGACTTTGCCAGGGATAAATGAACGGTGGTTGAGTATGCTTTTTAACTATTTACATCCTTCGCCTAAACTGAGAATCATTGTTGCTAAGGTAGAGGTTTTCTTACAAAAATGTCATGCTTTTCATTGGACggtcattgttttttatttttattttttttaaagaagcgtAAAGCATGACTTGAAGTGGTGGAACTCACCACTTGTTCATGTATCCGTTGCCATGGTGCCATGTACTCTGAAACGGTAGAGGCACGTGTACTCGATTTGACCCCAGTTGCTTAAGACGCGAAGCTCCACCGCACGGTAGATCTCCTCACTCGGCTGTGAAAAAGCCCAAAAATTCAAAATCCCATTATGATTCAACTTACCTCAGAAATGTTCACTTGATCAAAATTGCGTTTCAGAATGAGTTGATTAGAATATATTCTGACAACTATGGACACTTAAAGGAAACCACAATGATTACAACCCATGAAATTTAAGATCACCTATgacttcccttatgaaataagaaaaataaatttcaaCTCACGGGTAGCTCAAACGTCTGCGTGGGCTCGCCGTCCTCGTTGTACATGAAGGATCCCAGCAGTGTTCCGTCTTCTACCTCGTCCTTCATCCcctaagccaagggtgtcagatcgggttggttcgcgggccgctttaacgtcaacttgatttcacatgggccgggccattttagatataatatttagatttttttttaataaattgattaaaagaactggattaaaatccctgaatattcagttttttattgatctaaaacaatgtttatttaagcttttttaaatatttttagattagataaactaaaaacgcagaaaaaaatgattcaaaatttacaattattgatttaaaagggggaaaatcaggaaatgtaatatacatctatactcttcattttaatttgatcctaaaacagaaagtcggcactcatcatttactttcccgggccacacaaaatgatgcggcggaccagatttggcccccggaccgccaatttgacaaattcgtttttttgttgtttttttgggacaCTTTTTATATGTTTGTGTTAAGTTTCATGGTGAACCAACGTTGCAGTTTAATTAAAACCTAAAAACCATTATCACTGGACTATTTTCGGTCAATAGCGGGCAACTTACATAGACCGCAAAGTCCTTGGGTGCAGAGTCGATACGGCCCGTGGGGGTGTTCTGACGCGGGACGTGGTCCAAGGTCACATGGGTTATCTTAATAGGGTGCGACAGCGCGATGACGAGGGTGCCGTGGGCACCGTGAAAGGCCCAACATTTACCCGGAAGCAGAGTTGAATCGCCCTTTGGGGAAAAAGTAGAAAAGTCCCGTGAATAAACTCCCACCTCAGAAACCTTCACTCGACGGCGAACCCAGATGCTACACGGTTAGCACGAACACGCCAACTTTTCTCATATTCCCAAGGTCCTCTCCAAGACTAAATAGGGAAAAGACGATTACCCGTATGACGGTGCGGGGGCTTTCCGTCGGGTACCACAAGGCAAATCCAAACAAGCTCAGACATGCCGAGCGGGTGCGATACGTTTCAGAACAGCGGGTGCTGATCACACTGGCACCTGAATGTCATGTAAAAAAAGGTTTGCATAAATTACCATACTCTTTAATATGAATAGAATTTCGACGTGTGTTTACCTTGAGTCTCTAGCGcaaagtcggccattttgttagCAATGGGCTGCGCGCACGCAGAAGACGTTCCCTTGTTCCGTGGGCCGATGGCGTTCTGCCCCTGCGTCACAAGAGGGCGTCACATCAGATGAAGTTCGTTGCCTCTCGCAATTTTGATGTCACCCAAACACTTACCCGAATGCGGTCGCTGAGCCACTTCTCCATGGCCTGCTGGAGTTCTGGCGTCAGATGCTTTTGAGCCAAGATGTCCGGACAAGGCACCGCGTTATGTTGAGACTGGATGGAAAACAACTCCTTGGACAACTGCAAATATAAACCCATGTGCGTTAAAAGAGAAATACCAAAAAACAGTAGCCGAAAAAGGTACTGCAACCGGGATCAAAATATTCAAGTGCACAGCGGACCATCCCGGGTTGCCAGATAAGCATTTTGCCTACATCGAATATACATTAGAACATGCTAACTTTGTTACTATCTGTATTTTCAACCTAGTTTAGTATCAAAATTTGTCATTTGACATTCGAAAcaagattttttccccctcccgtCTCGGTACATAGCATCGTTAATTTATACTGTGAACGTGGTAgcaaccttagtttacaaagtctacagcacaggtgtcaaagtggcggcccgggggccaaatctggcccgccgcatcattttgtgcggcccgagaaagtaaatcatgagtgccgactttctgttttaggatcaaattaaaatgaagagtatagatgtatatcaaatttccttgtttacccccttttaaatcaatcattgtaatttttaatccattttttctgtgtttttagctcaaaaatctttttgtaaaatctaaaatctataaaaataagctaaaataaacattgttttagatctatacaaagcTGAATATTCTggggttttaatccatttatgaaaaaaaaaaaaatattacatctaaaatggtccggcccacatgaaaggaATAATTGAAGTCCCAATCTTACATAATGCTTGACAATTTTCTGCTGTTACCTCAGCAATCTGGACCTCTATGGTTTTCATCCTGCCGCCAATACCCGAGAGGGATTTTTGAAAATTTTGTTTGTGGTCGTCCATTTTCTTGTCCATAACAGTGACCTCGTGGTCCAGATGCTGCCCACTATTGGACTGTACCTCCTTCACGTCATCTCTGATGGTCTGCATGTCCACCTCGAATTGCTCCTTGATCTAAAAACAGGCGCAAGCAATGGTGCGCACTCATTGGAGGAAAAGCACATCGACATTTCGAGTTTACCTTTTCGAGGAGCTCCTGCTTCTGTTGCAGATCTTCCTGCAAAAAGAGCAAAGTCCTGATTGGAAATTTCAATGTATCGCGTTCTATCTTAAAATGCATAAAGTGCCAGTTTAAATGTTATAAACATAACAATAGCATATACTATACACTCATTTTTATCACCATTTAACACCATTCATCCGATTAATCTTGACTTCATCAAATTTGAGTGACGAATCTTTCAGTTATTATTTTCAGAAAATTAACTCTTTATTCAACTTTCATTGAATTGTTGTATGACAGTGATCATAATATACAGTGATTCactttttcaaagaaaatgttatatttggatttgtttttggATGACTTAAGGTTAATCAAGTTGACAACTCCCAAATTAATTAACGTAGCAACATTAAAAACTAAAGTTTTCATTTCGCA
The Stigmatopora argus isolate UIUO_Sarg chromosome 7, RoL_Sarg_1.0, whole genome shotgun sequence DNA segment above includes these coding regions:
- the toporsa gene encoding topoisomerase I binding, arginine/serine-rich a, encoding MSAIKLALQQNQKRDRRKTPEAKSADVSPDSKCPICLDVFNNIAYLDICLHKFCFRCIQEWSKNKAECPLCKQPFNSIYHSIKSEQDFKQYDLKPVSNGSFGTFGGVRFRYRTTLTGVQRQQQQQRLQQQFWGRTSPPPDNGVLFEATADTPPRQRQTRYVRRMMTRMAAKRRAATEGRMQQNVPELEMVNFRRELYRQGLRVRNVRDGGRCRDSSAEFYRKNPACLHRLIPWLKRELVVLYGAHGSLVNIVQHIIMSRITSVDMEAAAIQEELRPFLQGRTEHFLHEFISFAKSPFNMEAYDRHAAYEGSARSSDSNVSTNSSVIAISEDEDSDHPPTPGYAASNLSHSLWDDETPGPSYSTTAEPGGRTGRESLRHSDSDSSVEEGPHAIRVSPPARGNATHIQIDDGSSSDNDDCVIVGFVKPSAERTPELVQLSSDDYWSDDAKEAPPSARQIRFSVNGPAASPDGESMDADSPPLPETKERVAVLKSKITAATDSNRKDKGGRERSGRKHGSKDHKRKRERRRRTPSPESDHVRERDCFYLDYRSWKSYSKPRRKERQSYRKQSDRRSRSRSSSREPRRRESWNSRSTTCSSSPSTRRSHHDKPGGKRKYKTRHLENPPSPKDYEDHARNGEDGKEERSPSVRSKRHKRKKKKHKKKSRRHRMEEKRTPTPITINSDSADDTRTENSIKDTPPVIDAADEC
- the ndufb6 gene encoding NADH dehydrogenase [ubiquinone] 1 beta subcomplex subunit 6; this encodes MSGYTPDEKLRKEQIIKLRRQWLKDQELSPREPVIQAKPLGAVAKFWEGFLQPKSLWRLYTYKAYTGSVFTVKRLLIPAWIVHYYVKYHLDKRPYGIVELKPKLFPGDTVLETGEVVPELPESHSHH
- the LOC144076943 gene encoding uncharacterized protein LOC144076943 isoform X1; this translates as MISARFLSKRMSASLPRLVIWESEHLVAHLHPRPWTPGSVILERRVPGTMAESIFHLEEAEYVSWMLGAKAVAHLLCDRLRVQRCALVARPHVDKPAQIRVLPLHGLDAEWRPHLAGEEEHHSHDPGYCTSKTAPRWSDARLNEIKAEIRAHLPEPDAPPNLTFLGDDPSDPGLFPRIIRGEESQWRLWEDEGHVSFLTPFPNSPGFTVLVPRHPLVSDIFKLGDGDYEGLVLAARKVSHLLKKSLGAWGVGLIFEGFEIDYAHAKLVPLLRSPAPGDGRLGTSRGSSHFFSYPGFVSSEDGPEVSRESLEETHAKITFK
- the LOC144076943 gene encoding uncharacterized protein LOC144076943 isoform X2, encoding MSASLPRLVIWESEHLVAHLHPRPWTPGSVILERRVPGTMAESIFHLEEAEYVSWMLGAKAVAHLLCDRLRVQRCALVARPHVDKPAQIRVLPLHGLDAEWRPHLAGEEEHHSHDPGYCTSKTAPRWSDARLNEIKAEIRAHLPEPDAPPNLTFLGDDPSDPGLFPRIIRGEESQWRLWEDEGHVSFLTPFPNSPGFTVLVPRHPLVSDIFKLGDGDYEGLVLAARKVSHLLKKSLGAWGVGLIFEGFEIDYAHAKLVPLLRSPAPGDGRLGTSRGSSHFFSYPGFVSSEDGPEVSRESLEETHAKITFK
- the sun2 gene encoding uncharacterized protein sun2 isoform X2; translated protein: MTRRSCRLASTGYYNSDDESDSSTVTSISYRESPVKVFKKKAGTRKASARSTRANNSVASSSSIQSPSSTAARRPCLSTQTDVTLGNVTYATPRVTARPSLTAASSTTSQTAASRCPLPPPPDRFRSSGQAVVYLRPDHQKEKNSIDSSGYSSSEGINLKPPTPTTTSKTMTTSSGMSVGKVKSSIPAPRLEYTQRIRGTLCGVKGSLSTLTAKTKQLTAFANRSLISAQTRKTCIVILLLSLVAACVKFLPPLLPPLLTLSDFMKIHIVRFLVWRTDMEQRTQSMCGGNIDADGSCSKFKDSGATPSDMDAKMQHLLEDLQQKQELLEKIKEQFEVDMQTIRDDVKEVQSNSGQHLDHEVTVMDKKMDDHKQNFQKSLSGIGGRMKTIEVQIAELSKELFSIQSQHNAVPCPDILAQKHLTPELQQAMEKWLSDRIRGQNAIGPRNKGTSSACAQPIANKMADFALETQGASVISTRCSETYRTRSACLSLFGFALWYPTESPRTVIRGDSTLLPGKCWAFHGAHGTLVIALSHPIKITHVTLDHVPRQNTPTGRIDSAPKDFAVYGMKDEVEDGTLLGSFMYNEDGEPTQTFELPPSEEIYRAVELRVLSNWGQIEYTCLYRFRVHGTMATDT